From one Treponema denticola genomic stretch:
- a CDS encoding PsbP-related protein — protein sequence MKKKLSILFFIFILIFSLSSQDYYIDDFKDFTFEIPDGWETMTYPGLKYKIIYGDSVKGLNQNMIFVSEEVSGSMEEVVSEYLSGQKNPDDPASDSTIITQEKFENNYNLESRKIIIELHEEKGIVKHYFYLFKHNSILYVCAATLSHDIESEIVEMLDASMKTFQVLDKKEEE from the coding sequence ATGAAAAAAAAATTATCGATACTTTTTTTTATCTTTATACTGATTTTTTCTTTGTCATCTCAAGATTACTATATAGATGACTTTAAAGATTTTACCTTTGAAATACCTGACGGTTGGGAAACAATGACCTATCCCGGACTGAAATATAAGATAATATACGGCGATTCGGTAAAGGGGCTAAATCAAAATATGATTTTTGTTTCCGAAGAAGTTTCAGGTTCAATGGAGGAAGTCGTCAGTGAGTATTTATCCGGTCAAAAGAATCCTGATGACCCGGCTTCCGATTCTACAATAATAACGCAAGAAAAATTTGAAAATAATTATAATTTGGAATCACGAAAAATAATTATTGAACTTCATGAAGAGAAAGGGATTGTAAAACATTATTTTTATTTGTTTAAGCACAACAGCATTCTTTATGTATGTGCGGCTACCCTATCCCATGATATTGAATCTGAAATTGTAGAAATGCTCGATGCCTCTATGAAAACATTTCAGGTGCTTGATAAAAAAGAAGAAGAGTAA
- the pdxS gene encoding pyridoxal 5'-phosphate synthase lyase subunit PdxS translates to MDILDKLRGGVIMDVTNPEQAKIAENAGAVAVMALERIPADIRAAGGVSRMSDPKMIKEIIKAVKIPVMAKVRIGHFVEASILEAIGIDFIDESEVLSPADEVYHVDKNKFKVPFVCGARNLGEALRRIQEGAKMIRTKGEAGTGDVIQAVKHMRQIQSEMRQLTCLREDELYVAAKNFQVPYALVEYVHKHGKLPVPNFSAGGVATPADAALMVHLGADGVFVGSGIFKSGDPAKRAAAIVKAVKNYDNPAILAEVSENLGPAMVGINEEEIKVIMSERGV, encoded by the coding sequence GTGGATATTTTAGATAAACTAAGGGGCGGAGTCATTATGGACGTAACCAACCCCGAACAGGCAAAGATTGCAGAAAATGCAGGAGCCGTTGCAGTCATGGCCCTCGAAAGAATTCCGGCCGATATAAGGGCCGCCGGAGGGGTCTCAAGAATGAGCGATCCTAAGATGATTAAAGAAATCATAAAGGCAGTAAAAATTCCCGTTATGGCAAAGGTCAGAATCGGCCACTTTGTAGAAGCTTCAATTCTGGAAGCTATCGGTATCGATTTTATTGATGAATCCGAAGTTCTGTCTCCTGCAGACGAGGTTTACCATGTCGATAAAAACAAATTCAAGGTGCCCTTTGTCTGCGGTGCCCGAAATTTGGGAGAAGCATTGAGAAGAATTCAAGAAGGCGCAAAGATGATTCGCACAAAGGGTGAGGCCGGAACCGGAGATGTTATTCAGGCTGTAAAACACATGCGCCAAATCCAAAGTGAAATGCGCCAGCTGACATGCCTTCGCGAAGATGAGCTCTATGTCGCTGCAAAGAATTTCCAAGTGCCTTATGCCCTTGTAGAATATGTGCATAAGCACGGGAAGCTCCCCGTTCCGAACTTTTCGGCAGGAGGAGTTGCGACCCCGGCAGATGCAGCCTTGATGGTTCACCTTGGAGCTGACGGCGTTTTTGTCGGAAGCGGAATTTTTAAATCGGGCGATCCGGCAAAAAGAGCAGCAGCCATTGTAAAGGCCGTAAAAAATTACGATAATCCTGCAATCTTAGCAGAGGTTTCAGAAAACCTCGGCCCTGCCATGGTCGGAATCAACGAAGAAGAAATAAAAGTTATAATGAGCGAAAGAGGAGTCTAA
- a CDS encoding galactokinase: MGFNADIKKLENMDEGELKVELKKLFDEVYGASPEEGILIASPLSLTLMGEELDYNGGNVLNLCCDKSIYFFIKKNNSDKISLTDLVLNKKFEGLISGQAGKNQNPDSRKEGFASSIFNIILLTAQKINKHFENPLSGFDIMVFDKLRFKTGQTSLPAFEAGFCTGLLSIFKLKENFKAIASLCLEAEHEILNTKRGLSNQISSFSAKQDALNLFDSRDLSFLSLPLNLREYGIVIIGTRSNSEAYRTSSNIRYMECEEGLRILQNKLDLDHLCEITEADYTYYQPSFLDKIIMRRVKHCITENSRTSKAVMALEDGDMDLLGKLLCESHISMRDDFELMSTEQNILFETAIIQRGCRGAKLVGNTEGCYILALVKKDALDEFYLEVHKRYFEKTGDSPEFFEFKSAAGVRIL, translated from the coding sequence ATGGGTTTTAATGCGGATATAAAAAAATTGGAAAACATGGACGAAGGCGAATTAAAAGTTGAACTTAAAAAGCTTTTTGATGAGGTTTATGGCGCTTCGCCGGAAGAAGGAATTTTAATAGCCTCTCCTCTTAGTTTGACCCTCATGGGCGAAGAGCTGGATTATAACGGCGGAAATGTTTTAAATTTATGCTGCGATAAATCTATTTATTTTTTTATTAAAAAAAATAACTCGGATAAAATTTCTTTGACGGATTTGGTTTTAAATAAAAAGTTTGAAGGCCTTATAAGCGGACAAGCCGGAAAAAATCAAAATCCGGACAGCAGGAAAGAAGGTTTTGCAAGCTCCATATTCAATATTATTCTTTTAACGGCACAAAAAATTAATAAGCATTTTGAAAATCCTTTAAGCGGTTTTGATATAATGGTCTTCGATAAGTTACGCTTTAAAACAGGGCAGACCTCATTACCGGCCTTTGAAGCGGGCTTTTGTACCGGGCTTTTATCTATATTTAAACTTAAAGAGAACTTTAAAGCTATAGCCTCGCTGTGCTTGGAAGCCGAACATGAAATCTTAAATACAAAGAGAGGGCTGTCAAATCAAATATCTTCTTTTTCGGCAAAACAAGATGCTCTTAATTTATTTGACTCTAGGGATCTTTCTTTTTTAAGTCTGCCTTTAAATTTAAGAGAATATGGAATAGTAATAATAGGTACCCGCTCAAATAGTGAAGCTTATAGAACTTCTTCCAATATCCGCTACATGGAGTGTGAAGAGGGCTTGCGTATTTTACAAAACAAATTAGACTTGGATCATCTTTGCGAAATAACCGAAGCTGATTATACATACTATCAGCCTAGTTTTTTGGATAAGATAATTATGCGGAGGGTAAAGCATTGCATTACCGAAAACTCAAGAACTTCTAAAGCGGTAATGGCTTTAGAGGATGGAGACATGGATCTTTTGGGAAAACTCCTTTGTGAATCCCATATTTCGATGAGAGATGATTTTGAGCTTATGAGTACCGAACAAAATATTCTTTTTGAAACTGCCATTATTCAACGAGGATGCCGAGGAGCAAAGTTAGTCGGGAATACGGAAGGCTGCTATATTCTGGCCTTGGTAAAAAAAGATGCTCTTGACGAATTTTATCTTGAGGTACATAAAAGGTATTTTGAAAAAACCGGAGACAGCCCCGAATTTTTTGAATTTAAAAGTGCTGCAGGAGTCCGCATTTTATAA
- a CDS encoding tRNA 2-thiocytidine biosynthesis TtcA family protein — translation MANPKLFRTIDRAVFDYKMIEEGDRILLAASGGKDSTALAEYFSMRLKRPSPRFQVHAMHIATDVAPPLSPDLIKMFENWNIPLTIKTVSVLGRLKPNEKMNCWWCSTQRRTELNKFAMEEGFNKIALGHHLDDILETLLMNSLEKGILSTMPPVLKFEKYPVTMIRPLCLADLPMIIRHSEQAGYICSTCTCNFQENSARKTARSRLDRLTGGSYKLKINLFNSLKNILPEYLP, via the coding sequence ATGGCAAACCCCAAACTTTTTAGAACAATCGACAGGGCTGTTTTTGATTATAAGATGATAGAAGAAGGAGACCGAATTTTACTTGCTGCCTCAGGCGGAAAAGATTCTACGGCCTTAGCCGAGTATTTTTCGATGCGCTTAAAACGCCCCTCGCCTAGATTTCAAGTTCATGCTATGCACATTGCAACCGATGTAGCCCCTCCCCTTTCTCCTGATTTAATAAAAATGTTTGAAAACTGGAATATTCCGTTAACGATAAAAACCGTTTCTGTCTTGGGAAGATTAAAACCTAATGAAAAGATGAATTGCTGGTGGTGCTCAACCCAACGGCGCACCGAGCTAAATAAGTTTGCCATGGAGGAAGGTTTTAATAAGATAGCCTTAGGCCATCACTTGGATGATATTTTGGAAACCCTTTTGATGAATTCCTTAGAAAAGGGCATCTTGTCTACAATGCCCCCTGTCTTAAAATTTGAAAAATATCCCGTTACGATGATAAGACCGCTCTGTCTTGCAGACCTCCCCATGATTATCCGCCATTCGGAGCAGGCCGGTTATATATGTTCGACCTGCACCTGCAACTTTCAAGAAAACTCCGCCCGCAAAACAGCCCGCTCAAGACTCGACCGCCTGACAGGCGGCTCCTACAAGCTCAAGATAAACCTTTTTAATTCTCTAAAGAATATCTTACCCGAATATCTGCCGTGA
- a CDS encoding DUF1902 domain-containing protein has product MEYIIKINWDNEAGVWIATSDDIRGLVLESGSIDALMERVRYAVPDLLQENNQRFQNKITAYR; this is encoded by the coding sequence ATGGAATATATCATTAAAATAAACTGGGACAATGAAGCCGGGGTATGGATAGCAACAAGCGATGATATAAGAGGCCTTGTTCTTGAAAGCGGTTCTATTGATGCCCTTATGGAAAGAGTACGATACGCCGTGCCTGATCTGCTCCAAGAGAATAATCAGCGATTCCAAAATAAAATCACGGCATACCGCTAA
- the arcA gene encoding arginine deiminase: protein MAVINVTSEIGKLKKVLLHRPGKELLNLTPDKLDELLFDDIPFLKVAQKEHDAFADILSKNGVEVVYLEDLAAEALSQSAEIREKFIKQYINEADIYSEYYQKMIYDFLNAIKDPKELILKTMEGVNANEIPFKNTHSLSHYVLDSGSMIINPMPNLYFTRDPFACIGNGVSLNKMYSVTRCRETIYGEYIFEHHPEYAGKVNRFYNRYDAPSIEGGDILNIGKDVLAIGLSQRTSANAIDSIANNIFYNSDSPIKTILAFQIPAIRAFMHLDTVFTQIDFDKFTIHPGILGPLRVFEITRGAKKGELNVKQIDSTLEKVLEKYTGAGKIELIQCAGGDKIAAEREQWNDGSNTLCISPGTIVVYERNDVTNEILNKKGLKVLEMPCGELSRGRGGPRCMSMPLLREDIR from the coding sequence ATGGCTGTCATAAATGTTACAAGCGAAATAGGAAAACTAAAAAAGGTGCTCTTGCACCGTCCCGGAAAGGAACTTTTAAATCTTACCCCCGATAAACTTGACGAACTATTGTTTGATGATATTCCGTTTTTAAAAGTGGCTCAAAAAGAACACGATGCTTTTGCCGATATTCTGTCTAAAAACGGAGTGGAGGTTGTATATCTTGAAGACTTAGCGGCTGAGGCTCTTTCTCAAAGTGCGGAAATCCGCGAAAAATTTATAAAGCAGTATATTAACGAAGCTGACATCTATTCCGAATATTATCAAAAGATGATCTATGATTTTCTTAATGCAATCAAGGATCCGAAAGAACTTATCCTAAAAACAATGGAAGGTGTAAACGCAAATGAGATACCCTTTAAGAATACACATTCGCTTTCGCACTATGTTCTGGATTCGGGCTCTATGATAATAAACCCTATGCCCAACCTCTACTTTACCCGCGACCCCTTTGCATGTATAGGAAACGGAGTCAGCTTAAATAAAATGTACTCCGTAACAAGATGCCGTGAAACTATTTACGGGGAGTACATATTTGAGCACCATCCCGAATATGCCGGAAAGGTAAACAGATTCTACAATCGATATGATGCTCCCAGTATTGAAGGCGGAGATATCTTAAATATCGGTAAAGATGTTTTGGCGATAGGGCTTTCACAGAGGACATCCGCCAATGCCATCGATTCTATAGCAAACAATATCTTTTATAACTCGGATTCCCCTATAAAAACGATCTTAGCTTTTCAAATCCCTGCTATCAGGGCCTTTATGCACTTGGACACGGTCTTTACTCAAATAGACTTTGACAAGTTTACCATTCACCCCGGAATTCTAGGGCCTTTAAGAGTCTTTGAAATTACCCGAGGTGCCAAAAAGGGAGAACTCAACGTAAAGCAGATTGATTCTACCTTGGAAAAGGTTCTTGAAAAATATACGGGAGCCGGAAAGATTGAGCTTATCCAATGTGCCGGAGGGGACAAGATTGCAGCCGAACGCGAACAGTGGAATGACGGTTCCAATACCCTTTGCATAAGTCCGGGCACAATAGTCGTTTATGAAAGAAACGATGTTACAAATGAAATCTTAAACAAGAAGGGCTTAAAAGTCCTCGAAATGCCCTGCGGTGAACTTTCCCGCGGCCGCGGCGGCCCCCGCTGTATGAGCATGCCTCTATTAAGGGAAGATATAAGATAA
- a CDS encoding M20 family peptidase, with amino-acid sequence MNYFYLLFLLLVFPLVLLLRALTFKPKKTNKLIVENVDMDFDKAISRFAEMTKIPTVSHSDVSLEDPAVFKKFQAYLNEAYPLVTKTCPRRILGPKGLLYHWKGKNSEKASVFMAHYDVVPVDREGWSRDPFGAEIIDNVLWGRGTLDTKCTLCGVMEAAEYLLSKGFVPEHDIYLSFSGDEEPHGPSCPAIVEELKKENINVEFVLDEGGAVVEGIFPGIKERFAVIGIGEKGQMDVELSMESKGGHASTPPKHTIVGKLAQAVCNIENNPLPMHVTPPVSAMFDVLGRHAGLGMRLVFANLKVFYPLFNMLTKKTGGELNAMLRTTTAVTKMAGSDAFNVIPPKASIGINIRYLAEDGRENIISHFKRIIKNEDVKIEVKYDEEPSRYSKIDCPEFELLSDAIRQTWEKTLVSPYLMMACSDSRHYSKISDKVYRFSAMHLTKEERGLIHGNDERIRLDEFKRTLAFFVRIMNKF; translated from the coding sequence ATGAATTATTTTTACCTATTATTTTTGCTTCTTGTATTTCCCTTAGTTTTGCTGCTAAGGGCTCTCACATTTAAACCTAAAAAAACAAATAAACTTATCGTAGAAAATGTCGATATGGACTTTGATAAGGCTATAAGCCGGTTTGCAGAGATGACAAAGATTCCTACGGTATCTCATTCAGATGTCAGTCTTGAAGACCCGGCAGTTTTTAAGAAATTCCAAGCCTATCTGAACGAAGCCTACCCTCTTGTTACAAAAACCTGCCCGCGCCGAATCTTAGGGCCTAAGGGGCTCCTCTATCATTGGAAGGGAAAGAATTCCGAAAAGGCTTCGGTTTTTATGGCTCATTATGATGTAGTTCCCGTAGATCGGGAGGGCTGGAGCCGAGATCCCTTCGGCGCTGAAATTATAGATAATGTACTCTGGGGGCGCGGCACCTTGGATACTAAGTGTACCCTTTGCGGTGTAATGGAAGCTGCCGAGTATCTTCTTTCAAAAGGTTTTGTACCCGAACATGATATCTATCTTTCTTTTTCGGGAGATGAAGAACCGCACGGCCCAAGCTGCCCTGCAATAGTCGAAGAGCTTAAAAAAGAAAATATAAATGTGGAGTTCGTTCTTGATGAAGGAGGTGCCGTAGTTGAAGGTATTTTCCCCGGCATCAAAGAAAGGTTTGCTGTAATAGGTATAGGAGAAAAGGGGCAGATGGATGTGGAGCTTTCGATGGAAAGTAAGGGCGGACATGCTTCAACACCTCCTAAGCACACGATTGTAGGTAAATTGGCTCAAGCCGTCTGCAATATCGAAAACAATCCCCTCCCCATGCATGTAACACCTCCGGTTTCGGCTATGTTCGATGTCCTCGGCCGTCATGCAGGCCTTGGAATGAGATTAGTCTTTGCAAACCTAAAAGTTTTTTATCCCCTATTTAACATGCTTACCAAAAAAACAGGCGGAGAATTAAATGCCATGCTCCGCACCACAACGGCTGTAACAAAGATGGCCGGCTCCGATGCCTTTAATGTTATTCCGCCTAAAGCAAGTATAGGAATCAATATCCGCTATTTAGCCGAGGACGGAAGAGAAAACATTATTTCTCATTTTAAAAGAATAATAAAAAATGAGGATGTAAAAATTGAAGTCAAATACGATGAAGAACCCAGCCGTTATTCAAAAATAGATTGCCCCGAATTTGAGCTTTTAAGTGATGCAATCAGACAAACTTGGGAAAAGACATTAGTAAGTCCCTATCTGATGATGGCCTGTTCGGATTCCCGCCATTACTCAAAAATATCGGATAAGGTTTATAGGTTTTCTGCAATGCACTTAACAAAAGAAGAGAGAGGCTTAATTCACGGCAATGACGAAAGAATCCGCTTGGACGAGTTTAAAAGAACTCTTGCCTTTTTTGTACGCATAATGAATAAATTTTAA
- a CDS encoding ABC-2 family transporter protein, which translates to MNLPFKKYLMFSIAKIKEENQFKIDFILSFFSIFISSIIFLLLFKNIFFNSKTVNFKYITGYYITVNIIFYSVSSAMYIAYNLMENINSGSIIPLLIQPVNYIFRIYMEAFGLFFIRLIINIIFIAAVKIFLLNSFSLSSILIGLFASILGFSILFFIQAIIGCFTVWFTDITRFRDCMYSVLLILGGKFFPVEYLYGSLKHTVKYTPIPYVFDTPARCFLEKISFSELQAQGLWFIILFSILFLLFNLKVKHNIEMGS; encoded by the coding sequence ATGAATCTGCCGTTTAAAAAATATTTAATGTTTTCGATTGCAAAAATTAAGGAAGAAAATCAATTTAAAATAGATTTTATATTATCTTTTTTTTCAATCTTCATAAGTTCAATTATTTTTTTACTTCTTTTTAAAAATATTTTTTTTAATTCTAAGACTGTAAATTTTAAGTATATAACCGGTTACTATATAACGGTAAATATAATTTTTTATTCCGTTTCTTCTGCAATGTATATTGCATATAATTTGATGGAAAATATAAACTCAGGATCAATAATCCCTCTTTTGATACAGCCTGTAAATTATATTTTTAGAATTTATATGGAGGCTTTCGGTTTGTTTTTTATCCGCTTAATTATAAATATAATTTTTATTGCAGCCGTTAAAATATTTTTATTAAATTCTTTTAGTTTGTCTTCGATTTTAATAGGTTTATTTGCTTCAATCCTAGGTTTTTCTATTTTATTTTTTATTCAAGCAATTATCGGCTGCTTTACGGTTTGGTTTACGGATATTACCAGATTTAGAGACTGCATGTATTCTGTTTTACTTATTTTAGGAGGAAAATTTTTTCCTGTAGAATATCTGTATGGAAGTTTAAAACATACGGTAAAATATACTCCCATTCCCTATGTTTTTGATACGCCTGCCCGATGCTTTTTAGAAAAAATAAGTTTTTCGGAATTACAGGCACAAGGTTTATGGTTTATAATTTTATTTTCAATTTTATTTTTACTCTTTAATTTAAAAGTAAAACATAATATTGAAATGGGCAGCTAA
- a CDS encoding ABC-2 family transporter protein produces MNIINRFFLISLKKNFAYPANCFFIILDDIFDLAGVWIFWNSLFALGLKAASWNYNSLTVFMGFSFICTAISAFFIGTYFIEYYILNGSLDLCLVKPLNPILYILLERANFFRISFRFLLGLGFVLYGLIKLQAIKVLIPALIICAVATVAIENIRLAVSFLGFKIGKVYELLQLSFSFLEIKKYPLNFFPAILQKIFTYAIPVMFTATVPARLYSFSVGKNYFQLFIWIIVLGIQLFLSYILCNAAFKKGLSLYESAV; encoded by the coding sequence ATGAATATTATAAATAGATTTTTTTTAATTTCCTTAAAAAAGAATTTTGCCTATCCTGCAAACTGTTTTTTTATTATACTTGATGATATCTTCGATCTTGCCGGAGTGTGGATTTTTTGGAATTCTCTTTTTGCTTTGGGATTAAAGGCTGCAAGTTGGAACTACAATAGTTTGACCGTATTTATGGGATTTAGTTTTATATGCACGGCAATTTCCGCATTCTTTATTGGAACATATTTTATTGAATATTATATTTTAAACGGAAGTTTGGATTTATGTTTGGTAAAACCTTTAAATCCTATTCTTTATATTTTATTGGAACGGGCTAACTTTTTTAGAATTTCATTCAGATTTTTACTGGGTTTGGGCTTTGTTCTATACGGCTTGATAAAATTACAAGCCATAAAGGTTCTCATACCGGCTCTTATAATTTGTGCAGTTGCAACCGTTGCTATAGAAAACATCCGTCTAGCCGTTTCTTTTTTAGGTTTCAAAATAGGAAAGGTATATGAATTGCTTCAGTTAAGTTTTTCTTTTTTAGAAATAAAAAAATATCCTCTTAATTTTTTCCCTGCTATCCTGCAAAAAATTTTTACCTATGCAATTCCGGTTATGTTTACTGCTACAGTGCCTGCACGGTTATATTCTTTTTCTGTCGGAAAGAATTATTTTCAACTATTTATTTGGATAATAGTTTTAGGCATACAGCTTTTCCTGTCTTATATTCTTTGTAATGCCGCATTTAAAAAAGGATTAAGCCTATATGAATCTGCCGTTTAA
- a CDS encoding ATP-binding cassette domain-containing protein: protein MSLEQIIYAECLSKKYKMRENYAVEDFSLKLNCGEILGLLGPNGAGKSTIIKMLLGIIKPTSGEVKVFNKNPLKFSYQDKKKLGVFLGGKSNLIYHLPVIETIKLFKTMYKIPNDIYQDNIKKFSDILGCKDFLNNKTATLSLGQKIRAELLCILIYEPSLLILDEPSLGLDIEGKRTLRNILQNLALSKNISIIITTHDILDMQKLCSKIILIANGKKLFEMNRLQLDEYLDKYTSLTTNVELDCKLFDIKKTDETLTGDRRYLLKRNQADSVSKTLAELNANIKYEEPNLEDLLYEYYK, encoded by the coding sequence ATGTCCTTGGAACAAATTATCTATGCAGAATGTCTTTCCAAAAAATATAAGATGAGGGAAAATTACGCCGTTGAAGATTTTTCGTTAAAGCTGAATTGCGGCGAAATATTAGGGCTTCTCGGCCCCAATGGGGCCGGCAAAAGTACGATTATAAAAATGCTCTTAGGGATTATAAAACCCACAAGCGGTGAAGTCAAGGTTTTTAATAAAAATCCTCTTAAATTTTCTTATCAAGATAAAAAGAAACTTGGTGTTTTTCTCGGAGGTAAATCCAATCTGATTTATCATCTTCCTGTAATTGAAACAATAAAACTTTTTAAGACAATGTATAAAATACCCAATGATATTTATCAAGATAATATAAAAAAATTTTCAGACATTTTAGGGTGTAAAGATTTTCTAAATAATAAAACGGCAACTCTTTCTTTGGGACAAAAAATTCGTGCCGAACTTTTATGTATTTTAATTTATGAGCCGTCCCTGCTTATTTTAGATGAACCTTCTTTAGGTCTGGATATAGAAGGTAAAAGGACGCTGCGGAATATTCTTCAAAATCTGGCATTAAGTAAAAATATTTCAATCATAATTACTACTCACGATATTTTGGACATGCAAAAACTATGCAGCAAAATTATTTTAATTGCGAACGGTAAAAAGCTTTTTGAAATGAACCGTCTTCAGTTGGATGAGTATCTTGACAAATATACAAGTTTGACGACAAATGTTGAATTGGATTGTAAACTATTTGATATTAAAAAAACCGATGAAACTTTAACAGGTGATAGGCGTTATTTATTAAAAAGAAATCAAGCCGATTCCGTAAGTAAAACACTTGCAGAGCTTAATGCAAATATAAAGTATGAAGAGCCTAATTTAGAGGATTTGCTTTATGAATATTATAAATAG
- a CDS encoding ferritin encodes MNEKITKALNEQINKEMESAYLYLGMAVHFEAEALTGFAHWMQEQAKEEMEHALKIYRYLFEIGAKPVLGAIGAQSTEYGKPIDVIKKVLEHEKFVTASITSLYELALAEKDYKTQSFLTWFINEQVEEEANVTAILDKFKYIDNNTGLMILDKELGKRA; translated from the coding sequence ATGAACGAAAAAATTACAAAGGCTTTAAACGAGCAGATTAACAAGGAAATGGAATCGGCTTATTTATATTTAGGAATGGCTGTACATTTTGAAGCTGAAGCTCTTACAGGTTTTGCCCATTGGATGCAGGAGCAAGCTAAGGAAGAAATGGAACATGCTCTTAAAATATACAGATACCTATTTGAAATAGGAGCAAAACCTGTTTTAGGAGCCATCGGTGCCCAAAGTACCGAATACGGGAAACCGATAGATGTTATCAAAAAGGTTTTGGAACACGAAAAATTCGTAACTGCTTCTATTACAAGCCTTTACGAGTTGGCCCTAGCCGAAAAAGATTATAAAACTCAAAGCTTCTTAACTTGGTTTATCAATGAACAGGTTGAAGAAGAAGCCAATGTTACGGCTATCTTGGATAAGTTTAAATACATCGATAACAATACAGGTCTTATGATTTTGGATAAGGAACTAGGCAAAAGAGCTTAA
- the deoC gene encoding deoxyribose-phosphate aldolase, with the protein MELNKYIDHTLLKPTASEKDIIKICNEAKEYHFASVCVNPCNVLLVSNELKGSDVKVCSVISFPFGTSSTEVKVEEAKKAIEAGAEEIDMVINVGKLLEGDLEYTQNEVSAVTKACHEKNVLLKVIVETCYLEEKNIADICAIIEKAGADFIKTSTGYGSRGASVEDIKLFKKYLKKDTKIKASGGVRTREDAETYIGLGCSRIGASSGIAIVTGK; encoded by the coding sequence ATGGAATTAAATAAATATATCGATCACACCCTTCTTAAACCGACAGCTTCCGAAAAGGATATAATCAAAATTTGTAATGAAGCAAAGGAGTATCATTTTGCTTCCGTTTGTGTAAACCCTTGTAATGTTTTATTGGTAAGCAATGAACTTAAAGGTTCCGATGTAAAGGTGTGCAGCGTTATTTCTTTTCCCTTTGGAACGTCTTCAACAGAGGTAAAAGTAGAAGAGGCTAAAAAAGCAATTGAAGCCGGTGCTGAAGAGATAGACATGGTTATAAATGTAGGGAAACTTTTAGAAGGAGATTTGGAATATACTCAAAATGAAGTGAGTGCCGTTACAAAGGCCTGCCATGAAAAGAATGTTCTTCTTAAAGTAATTGTCGAAACCTGTTATCTTGAAGAAAAGAATATTGCGGATATTTGTGCAATTATTGAAAAGGCCGGAGCGGATTTTATAAAGACCTCGACAGGCTACGGCTCCCGCGGTGCTTCGGTTGAAGATATAAAACTATTTAAAAAATACTTAAAAAAAGATACGAAGATAAAAGCTTCAGGCGGGGTGCGCACCCGTGAAGATGCGGAAACCTATATCGGTTTGGGCTGTTCAAGAATAGGAGCCAGCAGCGGTATAGCAATAGTTACCGGCAAGTAA